The segment AGCTACAAGCACCATCCACACGGAAACTATCGGATTAAAAAAAACCATATACTATTGGTTCCCCAGGGCTTCAAGGTTTTTGATAAATTGCTGATCGAGTGCATGCCGGGCTGAAGCCTCTTTGCCAGCCGCGCGTGGCGCCAACGGTAAAATTTCCCAGAATGCTTTTTGGAGTTTTATCAGGATTAACTTTCGCTCAGGCGCTGTCAGCTCATTCTCTGCAAGTGCTTTTAGTAAAGAAAGCTGTTCGATGTATTTCGGATTTTGTAACGCCACAACGGATAACTCCTGTCCGGCTTTCAAGAATACCTGCTTGTCGGATGGTGAAAACTTTGACTTTGGGTCATCAATCCTTTGCTGAATAACAGATAACGCAGTCCTAATGGAAGGGTAATTTGCTTGTCTAATAAGCTCATAGTGATAGGTTGAGTTTCTCAACTCACTTAAATCGCCCGTTAATCGCTTTTCTTCTTTCAACGGTGGCGGATCAAACCCCACGCGGTGAACATAAATCCTGGAGTCCTGACTGATTTCCTTTAACAGGTTCAATGCTTTGTATTGGTACGGGAGTGATTTTTCAGGATCATATAACCTTAAATGAAGTTCTGCATCCCACATCACAGTAATAGCGGCCTTTAGTTTCATTTTAATAGACTGGGCAAAAAAGGTGGCTTCTTCATCGCTGTCGTGGGCATGAAGAAAAGCATCCAATGGACTTTCCTCTTTGTTCGGATCAGTATGATGATGTTGGTGCTTAGGCTGTGGCGTTTCGGTTTTTGCCTGTACGTGGTTATGTTCATTCTCCTTATCATGAACATGCCCATACTTTTCAGCAATATTTTCATCATCGTGATCATGATCATCATCTTCCTCTGCAAAATTCTGTTGAATACCAATACCCGATTCAAACTCCTCGCCTAAAAACTGACCATAACGAAGCCTCAGCACTTTCTGATCATAGCCTAATTCATTACTTCTTGAATTGAAATCCTGCTTGCTGGTCTTTTTCTTTTCAGCCAACAATTTCTCCGAGTCGATTATGATCTGTCGCTGGCTCCGAAAGTATTCAGGCATTAAATCAACACCCAAACCTCCATCGGAAAACGAAACATCACTTGCAGTATCCTGCAAAGAAACAAAGTAGGTATCGGTTCGACTACGGTTAGGCGCAGGCATTTTATTATCGATGGCTTCAATGTAGTAGTATAATTCATCACCAGGCTCCAATCCAAGCTTTTTCAAATCAATCAAACGGTATGCTTTAAACTGCTTGCCTACTACTTTTTCGGGGGCAGTAAACAATAATTTTTCCTCTCTGAATTTTACCGACTCACCGCTGCCCTTGCTCACAGTGGCAATAATGTGGGCTTCCTTTAGTCCATAATCATCCGTAAGCAAAGCATTTACATTAACGGAGAGTTTATCATTTTGCGTAAGCACAATAAACTGCTGAACATTATTCACGGTAATTACCGGTGGATAATCCTTGGTGACTTCAATCTTGTAGTAATCAGAGTACTTGACAGCTTCGTCAGCTTCCCGCCAACCGATTTGATAAAATCCGGAGCGGATGAAGTAATGCCCTCCAGCATAATCATTGTTCACCTGTTTTAACGCGATACTGTCATTATCTGAAAACAGTAAGAAAGCATTCTGAATATTTCCATCAAATTGAATACTCCATTGAACCTGGCTTCCTTCCACCACTTCAAGATTTACATCGGTAACAACACGCTTTGATAAGTTGGTATAGGATGGTGGCGCAATACTGATGGATACCTTTTTGATTGATGCAGGAAGTTCTGCTACAATCTGTTCCTTGCCTGACTTCACGAGTTGATTAATTGTTAAAGGATCCTTCTGCTCAACAAAAGATGATAATCCAACATAAAGAACTGCAGCGATGACAAGGGTAAATGAAGCCTGCTTCAACTTATGCGGCAGCTTGATTTGTGTTGAAAGGTCTTCGAAACGTGCCAACACAATCTGCCTTTGCAACTGCTGAAGTGGAGTGAGATCCATCTTTTGTGCTAAAAGCAGATCAGCGCTCTCTTCTAGTTGCGGATAGTGCTGATTGATGAAGTACGTTAATCGATTATCACTAACAGAAAATATTCCTAGCACAAGGCAACGACCGATGAACACCACCATGCCGATACTTGTTGCAATGAAAACAGTCCATTCAATATTTAAAGACATCACCAAACCGACTGAAAAAATCAATACCATGGTTGCCACAGCCCACAATACCGATTCACCCAGCCTCAGCCACAGGTACCGAAGCCTCATCCTTTTCAGATAATTTGGTGCATCTATGGCTTTCATTGATTTCTTTTTAAGGCCAATAACCGTTCGATAATCAGAGTGAAGCATATAAGCACCATCCAATACATATTCAGATTTTCGGAAACACTTGCGGTTTTCCTATCACTAACCGGATTTAACGATGACCAGGCAGCTTGCTCAGGTAGCGTGCGTCTGTCATTCTCTTCCAATCTTCCCACAAACATTTCTACCGGAAGTAAAATTTCTGAAAGCCTGATTGTTAAATGTGAATTCAACGCTACTCCTTCATTCAATCGGGTATTCAATCTCCAGTAAGTTGGAGTGACTTGTTCAAACAATACTTGGTCATTGAAAATTTCAGCTGTGTTGTATGCGATCATTGATACATCGTGGACTTCAGGCTTTCGATCGGACAACCAGATTACCCAATCTGTTTTATGTGTTGGACTATATTCGCTAATGGTAACATCGCTATTGATAAAAATAAATGGAGCAGTTTGCTGAATGGCTTGCAAAGCAGCCAGCATAATTTTTTTATCGTATTCAAATCCGATTTCGCTGACCAGTATAATGGATAGTGTATCTGCTTTAACGGTGGCCTTACTACTCTCCAAAATTTGCGTTGAGAATTGGGTCTTTAAACCGCTCGATGATCCGGTGCGCTTCCATTCAAATTCACCAATATCAATAGAAGCCAATTCAAACTCATGTTGAGTCGGACTTTTCGTTATCCACCGGATATTATCTGGAAGATTAATTCTTTGGCCGGTAAAATTCTTCAGGTAGTTATTGGACAGGACAACAGCCCGCTCAACAGATTCTGCCTGCAACGCCTGGGCTAACAACCAATAATTGATATTACCATTTAATTCAAGGTCATCATCCACCACCGGAAATCCTTCATACAAATAGCGTAATTCAAAACCCTGGTCCTGTAAGCTGTCCACCAAGGGCATAAAATCAGTATCACGCTCAAGACCCTTCTCTACCAAAATCCATTTTTTACTGTTGCGTGATTCAGAAGAAAAGTAAAGTCCGCTTAACAAGAGAATGATGAACAGCAACAGCAGACACCGGATCAACAGCAACCAGATTTCATTTAATCGTATGCTGCTAAACCTTGCTGATGCGGAATCCATAATATGGCGCACACTTCCCAGCCTGATCACATTACCTTCCTTGCGGCTCAGCAAATGAATGGCTACCGGAATCAACAGTCCGGTTAAACCCCACAACCATATCGGATTCAGGAACGACACGTTATCGGTTAATAATTTTACGAATCTTCAAAAAATCACGAAGCGTTTGCTCAATCGGATCATTCATCACCACCAACTGGTAGTTGATATGCTTCTCCAGCATCCACGCTCTTGATTGTTTTATCCAGCCTCCAACCCTTTCTGTATATTCTTTCCGCTGAATCGTTGTATCGGCCTTCACCCGAACATTGCTCTCCAGATCTTCAAACGTAAACGACCCTTCAAAATCAAAATCACGTTCGTGTTTGCCCAGAATATGAAAAACAATCACCTCGTTGCGTGGAGTTTTTAACCTTGAGATAAAGCGAAACAAATCCTCTTGTTCATCATACAGATCCGTAAAGAAAAGAATCATTTCCTTACCATGATGATCATACAACAATTCCAGGCCATTTCCCTTTTTCCAGGTGCCTTCACTTTTTACTTTCACCAGTTCATTCAAAAACCGCATAAACTGCTGCTGCTCAAAACGGGGTTGAACCACGCTGATGTTATGTTCATTCACGGTATACAAACCAAACGTATCGCTTTGCTTTCGCGCCAGGTAGGCCAATGCCGCAATCATTACTTTGGCAAACTGAAGTTTTGAAACTCCATCCTCCATATACGCCATGGAATTACTGGCATCAAGCATAAACTTTACGGTGATGTTGGTTTCGATATCGGCTTGCTTGATAAAATAACGCTCCGACCGTGCATACATTTTCCAGTCAAGCTGGCGCAGGTCATCACCGGGCTCATAATTTCTATACTGACTGAATTCCTGCCCGGCACCAACCGACTGGCTTTTGTTGCTTCCGCTCATAAAGCCCTCTACAATAATCCGTGCAATCAACTCCAGCCCATTAACCGTGTTGAGTATTTCAGGTTTCAGTAATGATTTGACCTGGGCATGCATGCATTAAATGCGGTTAGCAGGAGCCACTATGGCAGTTTGAAATAATTTCTCCGTTACCTGATCTGGTGTTACACCTTCAGCCTCCGCTTTAAAATTCATGAGAATACGATGGCGTAATACCGGAAAAGCTACATGGCGGATGTCATCCTGCGTTACAGCAAAACGTCCTTGAAGCAACGCACGTGCCTTAGCCGTTAAGATCATGGCTTGACCGGCCCGTGGACCAGCACCCCATCGAACCCACTCTTTTACATAGCTGTCGGAATTTTCACCGGGTCGTGTAGCCCGTACCAAACGGTTGACTAAATCAATCAGGTCGGGGTTGATGTGCACTTCACGAACCAGTGCCTGTGCTTCCAGGATTTTTGATCCGTCAAGAACCTTTTTAATAACAACATTTCTGCTGCTGGTTGTATTCTCCAAAACCGAGCGTTCTTCCTCAGCCGTTGGGTAACTCACTTTAATATATAATAGAAAGCGATCCAACTGGGCTTCAGGCAATGGAAATGTTCCGGCTTGCTCAATAGGGTTTTGCGTGGCGAGAATGAAGAAAGGTTTTTCCAGTGGATACGTCATGCCGCCATAGGTAACGGCAAACTCCTGCATGGCTTCCAGCAAAGCCGATTGCGTTTTGGGTGAAGTACGGTTGATTTCATCCGCCAAAAGTATGTTGGCGAAAATGGGGCCTTGGTTAAACTTGAAGAAACGCTTACCGGTAGAATGATCCTCTTCCAGTATCTCCGTACCGATAATATCTGAAGGCATCAGGTCGGGTGTGAACTGGATGCGTCTGAATTTTAAATCAATCGCTTCTGACAAGGTGCGGATCATTAACGTTTTGGCCAAACCCGGAACACCTTCCAGCAATCCATGACCGCCCGCGAGAAACGTAATCAACAACTGATCGATCGTCTCTTCCTGACCCACAATTACCTTCCTAATTTCTTTCTTCAATTCAGCAAGCTTGCCGATGATTTCATTTACTGATTGCTCCGTAGCTTTTAAATCTGTTGTCATAGTTTATTATTCTTATCGTAATAGCGCGTACATCACAATGTTTACGCTAAACCGGGTATTATCAATTTTATAAAATCGTTTGTTCCTGAAATCATAATCCCATTCACAACCGTAATCCTTATTGCTGTACAATACTCCCATCCTGCCGTTTATTTCAATGGCCTTCAGGTAATCGTGCACCAGGTCATCGCCCCAGCCGTTTAACTCCTGCGAAGTTGTGGGTGGCCCATCAAACTTAAAGAAGGAAGAATAGATAGCATGGTTGTTGGGTATCTTTTTCAACGCCTGCGATCCGAAGATACGCTCCATTTGCGATTCAAACGACTTGGCGAATAATCCGTCAATGTCATGGTTGCAATCATCCACAAACACAAACCCACCATTGCGCACATATTTTTCAAAATTCTCCCGCTCCTGGGCGGTGAACTCCACCAGCTTATGGCCACTCAGGTAACAGAACGGACATCGGAAAATATCCGCACTGCTTAACGGAACAATGTTTTCCCGGGTATCCACCGGTAAGGTTGTATACTCAATAAGTGAGTTCAATAAATTCGATGGCATGCGCTGATCCACATCCCAGTCACCGGAATCGTACTGAAGGCGGGTGAAGAAGAATTTATCGGAACTGCGCATAGATTTGTGAACGCAATTTGCAGGTTATGATTCAATGGTTACCTGTAAATTATTCGAACGGAAAATTCACCGACCATTTGGTTATCAAACAACATAACAAAATGGCCGGTGAGTTAATTAACTGCTAAACCGCATCCGACAAACTGGTAAACGTAAAGTCGCGAATCTTTAACGGTGGAAGAACATAGTTCAATTCCGATTCAACACTTACCGTACGTTCCGCTTTGCCCAACTCTTCCAGGTTGTTGAGCATGATCACCGGGCTTTCATTAAAGCGCAGATTTTTAATGGGATGCTTTATTTTTCCATTCTCAATATAGAAGGTACCATCGCGGGTCAAGCCGGTTAAAAGCAAGGACTGCGGATCCACATCACGGATATACCAAAGTCGTGTAACCAAAATCCCTTTCTTGGTACCCTTGATCAAATCCTCCAACGATTTTGTTCCCCCTTGCATAATGATGCCTCCGGGGAATGGAACAG is part of the Cyclobacteriaceae bacterium genome and harbors:
- a CDS encoding DUF58 domain-containing protein is translated as MHAQVKSLLKPEILNTVNGLELIARIIVEGFMSGSNKSQSVGAGQEFSQYRNYEPGDDLRQLDWKMYARSERYFIKQADIETNITVKFMLDASNSMAYMEDGVSKLQFAKVMIAALAYLARKQSDTFGLYTVNEHNISVVQPRFEQQQFMRFLNELVKVKSEGTWKKGNGLELLYDHHGKEMILFFTDLYDEQEDLFRFISRLKTPRNEVIVFHILGKHERDFDFEGSFTFEDLESNVRVKADTTIQRKEYTERVGGWIKQSRAWMLEKHINYQLVVMNDPIEQTLRDFLKIRKIINR
- a CDS encoding BatA domain-containing protein, which translates into the protein MSFLNPIWLWGLTGLLIPVAIHLLSRKEGNVIRLGSVRHIMDSASARFSSIRLNEIWLLLIRCLLLLFIILLLSGLYFSSESRNSKKWILVEKGLERDTDFMPLVDSLQDQGFELRYLYEGFPVVDDDLELNGNINYWLLAQALQAESVERAVVLSNNYLKNFTGQRINLPDNIRWITKSPTQHEFELASIDIGEFEWKRTGSSSGLKTQFSTQILESSKATVKADTLSIILVSEIGFEYDKKIMLAALQAIQQTAPFIFINSDVTISEYSPTHKTDWVIWLSDRKPEVHDVSMIAYNTAEIFNDQVLFEQVTPTYWRLNTRLNEGVALNSHLTIRLSEILLPVEMFVGRLEENDRRTLPEQAAWSSLNPVSDRKTASVSENLNMYWMVLICFTLIIERLLALKRNQ
- a CDS encoding DUF4159 domain-containing protein; amino-acid sequence: MRSSDKFFFTRLQYDSGDWDVDQRMPSNLLNSLIEYTTLPVDTRENIVPLSSADIFRCPFCYLSGHKLVEFTAQERENFEKYVRNGGFVFVDDCNHDIDGLFAKSFESQMERIFGSQALKKIPNNHAIYSSFFKFDGPPTTSQELNGWGDDLVHDYLKAIEINGRMGVLYSNKDYGCEWDYDFRNKRFYKIDNTRFSVNIVMYALLR
- a CDS encoding MoxR family ATPase → MTTDLKATEQSVNEIIGKLAELKKEIRKVIVGQEETIDQLLITFLAGGHGLLEGVPGLAKTLMIRTLSEAIDLKFRRIQFTPDLMPSDIIGTEILEEDHSTGKRFFKFNQGPIFANILLADEINRTSPKTQSALLEAMQEFAVTYGGMTYPLEKPFFILATQNPIEQAGTFPLPEAQLDRFLLYIKVSYPTAEEERSVLENTTSSRNVVIKKVLDGSKILEAQALVREVHINPDLIDLVNRLVRATRPGENSDSYVKEWVRWGAGPRAGQAMILTAKARALLQGRFAVTQDDIRHVAFPVLRHRILMNFKAEAEGVTPDQVTEKLFQTAIVAPANRI